In one window of Helianthus annuus cultivar XRQ/B chromosome 17, HanXRQr2.0-SUNRISE, whole genome shotgun sequence DNA:
- the LOC110923833 gene encoding transcription factor MYB41: protein MRKIAMENGLKKGIWSEEEDLKLIQYVQTHGPGHWRTLPKKAGLQRCGKSCRLRWTNYLRPGIKRGRFSFEEEETIIQLHSVMGNKWSAIAARLPGRTDNEIKNYWNTHIRKRLLQNGIDPVTHTPQVNFLELSSILNSARFNPSNFPNLQTLVNPQVLKLVTILASLSKNENRELFLNNYLNTMNPYQNSNFTCVPSNLPSTLLNPRHDLMHANDAQNIPENSVNMNYDTSEDIFMRACLTDDCFTIPSYSNQSTAQTSENSSCQQFNYESVLSSSMSSTTPLMSSSRFINDITAEHDMFYLDIQKSIEFNDSI, encoded by the exons ATGAGAAAAATAGCGATGGAAAACGGGCTCAAGAAAGGGATCTGGAGTGAGGAAGAAGATCTCAAACTCATCCAGTACGTTCAAACACATGGACCTGGCCACTGGCGTACCCTTCCCAAGAAAGCCG GGCTTCAAAGATGCGGAAAGAGTTGTCGGCTTCGGTGGACAAACTACTTGAGGCCTGGTATAAAGAGAGGAAGATTTTCATTTGAAGAAGAAGAGACTATCATTCAACTTCATAGCGTTATGGGGAATAA GTGGTCAGCAATTGCCGCTCGTTTACCTGGAAGAACTGACAACGAAATTAAGAACTACTGGAATACCCACATCCGGAAAAGGCTACTCCAAAATGGAATTGATCCAGTGACACATACTCCTCAAGTCAACTTCTTGGAGCTTTCGTCCATACTGAATTCGGCTCGATTCAATCCCTCAAACTTCCCTAACCTCCAAACTCTAGTAAATCCTCAAGTTCTAAAGCTTGTAACTATCTTGGCATCATTATCAAAAAATGAGAACCGAGAGTTGTTTCTCAATAACTACTTAAACACTATGAATCCGTATCAAAACTCGAATTTCACTTGTGTCCCTTCTAATCTTCCAAGCACCCTTTTGAACCCAAGACATGATCTCATGCATGCAAATGATGCTCAAAACATTCCAGAGAACTCGGTAAACATGAACTATGATACCAGTGAAGATATTTTTATGCGTGCATGCTTAACGGATGATTGTTTTACCATTCCAAGTTATAGCAATCAATCTACTGCTCAAACGTCTGAAAACTCCAGTTGCCAACAGTTCAACTATGAGTCGGTCTTATCATCATCCATGTCAAGCACTACACCATTAATGTCGTCATCAAGGTTCATCAATGATATCACCGCTGAGCACGACATGTTTTACTTAGACATTCAAAAGAGTATTGAGTTTAATGATTCCATATAG
- the LOC118489141 gene encoding protein THYLAKOID FORMATION1, chloroplastic-like: MATVASLSFCGVTQSPTERKICIPSSSRSILSDSYSIRVRTSFSFNPISFRASNRLVVHCMSTESSDIPPPVSETKLKFLNAYKRPIPSIYNTVLQELIVQQHLMKYKKTYRYDAVFALGFVTVYDQLMDGYPSEDDREAIFQAYVKALNEDPQQYRDDAQKLETWARAQNASSLIDFSSKTGEVEDMLKDIAERAGGNGSFSYSRFFAVGLFRLLELSNATDPTILEKLCAALNINKKSVDRDLDVYRNLLSKLVQAKELLKEYVEREKKKREERTEPRKANEAVKSCLAENLYTRM, translated from the exons ATGGCTACTGTTGCTTCACTCTCATTCTGTGGAGTCACTCAATCACCAACCGAAAGAAAAATATGTATCCCGTCTTCATCTCGCTCTATACTCTCCGATTCCTACTCCATTCGCGTCCGTACAAGCTTCTCGTTTAATCCAATAAGCTTCCGGGCTTCAAACCGATTAGTTGTCCATTGCATGTCTACTGAATCATCAG ATATACCACCACCAGTTTCAGAGACAAAGTTGAAGTTTCTAAATGCTTACAAACGCCCGATACCGAGTATCTACAACACGGTGCTGCAAGAGCTTATTGTCCAGCAACATCTGATGAAGTACAAGAAGACTTATCGGTACGACGCGGTATTCGCTTTGGGGTTTGTTACTGTTTATGATCAGCTTATGGATGGATACCCAAGTGAGGATGATCGTGAGGCTATCTTTCAAGCATATGTTAAGGCACTAAATGAAGATCCACAACAATACAG GGATGATGCACAGAAACTGGAAACATGGGCGCGTGCGCAAAACGCTAGTTCGTTGATTGATTTTTCGTCGAAAACAGGAGAAGTTGAGGACATGTTGAAGGATATTGCAGAGAGAGCAGGGGGTAATGGGAGTTTTAGTTACAGCCGATTCTTTGCTGTCGGTTTGTTTCGCCTTTTAGAGTTGTCGAATGCGACAGATCCCACTATTTTGGAGAAG CTTTGTGCAGCACTGAACATCAACAAGAAAAGCGTCGATAGGGACCTTGATGTTTATCGTAATCTGCTCTCAAAGCTTGTTCAAGCAAAAGAACTATTAAAAGAATATGTTGAGAG GGAGAAGAAGAAGCGAGAAGAAAGAACCGAGCCTCGAAAGGCTAATGAAGCAGTTAAAAGCTGCTTAGCTGAAAACTTATACACCAGAATGTAG
- the LOC118489142 gene encoding putative 12-oxophytodienoate reductase 11 isoform X2: protein MEGQREQIPLLTPYKMGNFQLSHRIVLAPMTRFRSYNSFPQSHAILYYSQRTTNGGFLIAEATVISRAAQGFKDTPGIWSKEHIDAWKPVVEAVHAKGGVFFCQLWHPGRASVQSFESNIGHPPVSSTDRPCSPFIDTDTGQVLLEYSPPRRLTPEEIILIVNDFRVAARNAMEAGFDGVEIHGANGYLIDQFLKDQVNDRSDEYGGSLENRCKFAFKVVEIVANEIGADRVGIRLSPFSNHMDAGDSDPEALGLYMAKSLNKYGILYCHMIESRAEATEDETDQWSDSLVPMKQAFNGTFIAAGGYVRENGNDAIAQERADLIGYGRLFLANPDLPKRFELDAPVNKYRRDTFYIGDPVVGYTDYPFLNDDQR, encoded by the exons ATGGAAGGTCAAAGAGAGCAAATCCCTCTTCTTACCCCTTACAAGATGGGTAATTTTCAACTTTCCCACAG AATTGTTTTGGCACCAATGACAAGGTTTAGATCTTACAATAGTTTTCCTCAATCACATGCTATCTTATATTACTCTCAACGAACCACCAACGGCGGTTTTCTAATTGCCGAAGCGACTGTCATATCACGTGCTGCCCAAGG GTTTAAGGATACTCCTGGTATATGGTCAAAGGAACATATTGATGCCTGGAAACCGGTTGTGGAAGCTGTTCATGCAAAAGGCGGCGTCTTTTTTTGTCAACTTTGGCATCCCGGAAGGGCTTCGGTTCAAA GTTTTGAGTCGAATATTGGTCACCCACCGGTCTCTTCCACAGATAGACCATGTAGTCCTTTTATAGATACCGATACTGGTCAAGTTTTGCTTGAATATTCACCTCCTCGAAGACTAACGCCAGAAGAAATTATTTTAATTGTTAATGATTTCAGAGTTGCAGCGCGAAACGCAATGGAAGCTG GGTTTGATGGAGTCGAAATCCATGGTGCAAACGGTTACCTGATCGACCAGTTTTTAAAAGATCAAGTCAATGATCGAAGCGACGAGTATGGAGGTTCATTAGAAAACCGTTGCAAATTCGCCTTCAAAGTTGTAGAAATCGTTGCAAATGAGATTGGCGCAGATAGAGTTGGCATCAGGCTTTCACCTTTTTCGAACCACATGGATGCAGGAGACTCAGACCCGGAAGCTTTAGGTCTATACATGGCTAAATCCCTAAACAAATATGGCATTCTTTATTGCCACATGATCGAGTCAAGAGCCGAAGCCACAGAAGACGAAACTGATCAATGGTCCGACAGTCTGGTGCCCATGAAACAGGCGTTTAATGGTACTTTTATTGCAGCCGGTGGGTACGTGAGGGAAAATGGTAACGATGCTATAGCTCAAGAACGTGCGGATCTTATAGGTTACGGTCGTTTGTTCTTAGCAAACCCTGATTTGCCTAAACGATTCGAGCTTGATGCACCCGTTAACAAGTATAGAAGAGATACGTTTTATATCGGAGATCCGGTAGTTGGTTATACCGATTATCCGTTTCTTAACGACGACCAACGATAA
- the LOC118489142 gene encoding putative 12-oxophytodienoate reductase 11 isoform X1, translating to MEGQREQIPLLTPYKMGNFQLSHRIVLAPMTRFRSYNSFPQSHAILYYSQRTTNGGFLIAEATVISRAAQGFKDTPGIWSKEHIDAWKPVVEAVHAKGGVFFCQLWHPGRASVQSFESNIGHPPVSSTDRPCSPFIDTDTGQVLLEYSPPRRLTPEEIILIVNDFRVAARNAMEAGKTQLEVTENSHFLSFKIKSGKMYTGFDGVEIHGANGYLIDQFLKDQVNDRSDEYGGSLENRCKFAFKVVEIVANEIGADRVGIRLSPFSNHMDAGDSDPEALGLYMAKSLNKYGILYCHMIESRAEATEDETDQWSDSLVPMKQAFNGTFIAAGGYVRENGNDAIAQERADLIGYGRLFLANPDLPKRFELDAPVNKYRRDTFYIGDPVVGYTDYPFLNDDQR from the exons ATGGAAGGTCAAAGAGAGCAAATCCCTCTTCTTACCCCTTACAAGATGGGTAATTTTCAACTTTCCCACAG AATTGTTTTGGCACCAATGACAAGGTTTAGATCTTACAATAGTTTTCCTCAATCACATGCTATCTTATATTACTCTCAACGAACCACCAACGGCGGTTTTCTAATTGCCGAAGCGACTGTCATATCACGTGCTGCCCAAGG GTTTAAGGATACTCCTGGTATATGGTCAAAGGAACATATTGATGCCTGGAAACCGGTTGTGGAAGCTGTTCATGCAAAAGGCGGCGTCTTTTTTTGTCAACTTTGGCATCCCGGAAGGGCTTCGGTTCAAA GTTTTGAGTCGAATATTGGTCACCCACCGGTCTCTTCCACAGATAGACCATGTAGTCCTTTTATAGATACCGATACTGGTCAAGTTTTGCTTGAATATTCACCTCCTCGAAGACTAACGCCAGAAGAAATTATTTTAATTGTTAATGATTTCAGAGTTGCAGCGCGAAACGCAATGGAAGCTGGTAAAACGCAATTAGAGGTTACCGAAAACAgtcattttcttagttttaaaataaAGTCTGGTAAAATGTATACAGGGTTTGATGGAGTCGAAATCCATGGTGCAAACGGTTACCTGATCGACCAGTTTTTAAAAGATCAAGTCAATGATCGAAGCGACGAGTATGGAGGTTCATTAGAAAACCGTTGCAAATTCGCCTTCAAAGTTGTAGAAATCGTTGCAAATGAGATTGGCGCAGATAGAGTTGGCATCAGGCTTTCACCTTTTTCGAACCACATGGATGCAGGAGACTCAGACCCGGAAGCTTTAGGTCTATACATGGCTAAATCCCTAAACAAATATGGCATTCTTTATTGCCACATGATCGAGTCAAGAGCCGAAGCCACAGAAGACGAAACTGATCAATGGTCCGACAGTCTGGTGCCCATGAAACAGGCGTTTAATGGTACTTTTATTGCAGCCGGTGGGTACGTGAGGGAAAATGGTAACGATGCTATAGCTCAAGAACGTGCGGATCTTATAGGTTACGGTCGTTTGTTCTTAGCAAACCCTGATTTGCCTAAACGATTCGAGCTTGATGCACCCGTTAACAAGTATAGAAGAGATACGTTTTATATCGGAGATCCGGTAGTTGGTTATACCGATTATCCGTTTCTTAACGACGACCAACGATAA
- the LOC118489143 gene encoding ATP-dependent Clp protease adapter protein CLPS1, chloroplastic-like → MDTAICGRLAPSPLLHSNSGDKYLLHKQSTKWITVMTMAPPRLEKGGGVLDKPVIEKTTPGRESEFDLKKSKKMSPPYRVMLHNDNYNKREYVVQVLMKVIPGMTVDNAVNIMQEAHINGLSVVIVCGQPDAEEHCTQLRGNGLLSSIEPDSGGC, encoded by the exons ATGGACACTGCCATTTGCGGTCGACTCGCTCCTTCCCCTCTTCTTCATTCCAATTCAG GCGACAAATACCTGCTTCATAAACAAAGCACAAAATGGATCACCGTTATGACAATGGCACCACCAAGGCTCGAAAAGGGTGGTGGGGTGCTGGATAAACCAGTTATAGAGAAAACAACTCCCGGCCGAGAGTCAGAGTTTGACTTGAA GAAATCTAAGAAAATGTCCCCGCCATATCGGGTGATGCTACACAACGACAACTATAATAAACGTGAGTACGTTGTGCAAGTGCTAATGAAGGTTATACCGGGAATGACTGTTGACAACGCGGTTAATATTATGCAAGAGGCACACATCAACGGTCTGTCTGTGGTGATTGTTTGTGGTCAGCCAGATGCAGAGGAGCATTGCACACAGCTTAGAGGTAACGGGCTTTTAAGCTCGATTGAACCCGATAGTGGAGGTTGTTGA